From Paenibacillus sp. V4I7, one genomic window encodes:
- a CDS encoding metallophosphoesterase produces MGGLLSIPPLSYGYATLVEPRWLQVERVSLVFPTLPEAFKGLRVVQFSDLHFGFHLDVKQLTSVVEQIQAEQPDIVCFTGDLVDYALGHHNKDIRDVLNTIKAKYGCYAVLGNHDYYGNANAVAGVLEDGGFHCLRNRGIRVQKGTQSIWIAGVEDMWEGVPDLKTAMKMVKKDEWVLLLSHAPDFADVAALESVHLQLSGHSHGGQVRLPLIGPLSSVPYGVKYPSGLYHVGKDKPLTLYTNRGIGVSVRPIRFMCRPEITVITLV; encoded by the coding sequence ATGGGTGGTTTACTATCAATACCGCCTTTGAGTTACGGGTATGCCACATTGGTAGAGCCCCGCTGGTTACAAGTGGAGCGTGTATCGTTGGTGTTTCCTACACTGCCGGAAGCATTCAAGGGACTACGTGTGGTGCAATTCAGCGATCTTCATTTTGGATTCCATTTAGATGTAAAGCAATTAACCAGCGTAGTAGAGCAGATTCAGGCGGAACAACCGGACATCGTGTGCTTTACTGGCGATCTAGTTGATTATGCTCTCGGTCACCATAATAAAGATATTCGTGATGTATTAAATACGATAAAAGCGAAATACGGCTGTTATGCAGTGCTCGGCAACCATGATTACTATGGGAATGCTAATGCAGTTGCGGGCGTTCTAGAGGATGGTGGTTTTCACTGCCTGCGTAATAGAGGTATTAGGGTACAAAAAGGCACCCAATCCATTTGGATCGCTGGGGTAGAAGACATGTGGGAGGGCGTACCTGATCTAAAGACTGCTATGAAAATGGTGAAAAAAGACGAGTGGGTATTATTGTTATCCCATGCACCAGATTTTGCCGATGTTGCTGCCTTAGAATCCGTCCATTTGCAACTCTCGGGTCATAGCCACGGCGGTCAAGTGAGGCTCCCGCTAATCGGACCACTGTCTTCGGTTCCTTATGGCGTCAAATATCCATCCGGACTGTATCATGTTGGGAAAGACAAGCCTCTCACCCTTTATACAAATCGAGGTATTGGTGTGTCGGTACGACCAATTCGGTTCATGTGTCGACCGGAAATAACTGTTATAACACTAGTTTAA
- a CDS encoding DUF6199 family natural product biosynthesis protein, protein MGFISVLLVILGLIMLLKPSIVWTVTESWKSNDATKPSELYVWSTRFGGIIVTLAGLGGVLAFWFL, encoded by the coding sequence ATGGGATTTATAAGCGTTCTTCTTGTTATTCTGGGATTAATAATGTTACTTAAGCCGTCAATCGTGTGGACAGTTACAGAGAGTTGGAAGTCTAATGATGCAACAAAGCCATCGGAGTTGTATGTATGGTCAACACGTTTTGGCGGGATTATAGTTACACTTGCAGGTTTGGGCGGTGTATTAGCGTTTTGGTTTTTATAA
- a CDS encoding CapA family protein, whose amino-acid sequence MSRKYMPFLLTALTAFLLYGCQGELSSELLTADHLSTTPAESQTPVSSPIPTLLPISITSPEPQPLPLPQEPITILFAGDAMFDWSVKEAIAQYGPDFPFVHVKAEVEKSDFAFVNLESAVTLENDKDTNQIYNFKSNPESLIGLKNAGFDMVSVANNHSMDFLLKGFLDTLDNLDNAGLLYVGGGHNAKEAYSAKSIVLKGKTVKFLAFSRFIPTGDWFAGPNTPGIAQAYDRIPVLDAIAREREDADYVLAYIHWGVEMKNQPEKWQRDFARQMIDAGADAIVGSHVHVLQGFEFYKGKPIAYSIGNFLFPDYVSGPKADTGLLYLTLNGDRIDMSFHPYYIEKNQIVPKGDAYVKKQQTYLKSISYGVTLDGPNVRMQEGIASLQASTK is encoded by the coding sequence ATGTCCCGAAAGTATATGCCTTTCCTTTTAACCGCATTAACTGCATTTTTGCTGTATGGTTGTCAAGGAGAATTGTCTTCCGAACTGTTAACTGCTGACCATTTATCTACAACACCAGCTGAATCACAAACGCCGGTGTCTTCTCCTATACCAACTTTACTTCCAATTTCAATTACCTCACCAGAACCTCAACCCCTACCCTTACCGCAAGAACCAATAACGATCCTGTTTGCGGGAGACGCTATGTTTGACTGGTCTGTTAAAGAAGCAATCGCCCAGTACGGCCCTGATTTTCCGTTCGTTCATGTTAAAGCAGAAGTAGAGAAAAGCGACTTCGCATTCGTCAATCTGGAAAGCGCAGTTACGCTTGAGAATGACAAAGATACCAACCAGATTTATAATTTTAAATCCAATCCGGAATCACTAATAGGGCTAAAAAATGCAGGCTTTGACATGGTTTCGGTCGCCAATAATCATTCGATGGATTTTTTACTGAAAGGTTTTCTGGATACACTTGATAACCTTGACAACGCGGGATTGCTCTATGTGGGGGGCGGTCATAATGCCAAAGAAGCATACAGTGCGAAGAGCATCGTTTTAAAAGGAAAAACGGTAAAATTCCTGGCATTCTCTCGCTTCATACCAACAGGTGATTGGTTCGCTGGTCCGAATACGCCGGGGATCGCCCAAGCCTACGACAGGATACCGGTGCTGGATGCAATAGCCCGTGAACGTGAGGACGCTGATTATGTGTTGGCTTACATCCATTGGGGGGTGGAAATGAAAAACCAACCGGAAAAGTGGCAGCGCGACTTCGCTCGCCAAATGATCGATGCTGGAGCGGATGCGATCGTTGGCAGTCATGTGCATGTGCTGCAAGGGTTTGAATTTTACAAAGGGAAGCCTATCGCTTATTCCATTGGCAATTTCCTCTTTCCTGACTATGTAAGCGGTCCGAAGGCGGATACAGGACTGCTCTACCTAACGCTGAACGGCGACCGTATCGATATGTCCTTTCACCCTTATTACATCGAGAAAAACCAGATTGTTCCTAAGGGGGATGCATATGTCAAAAAGCAGCAAACATATCTGAAGTCGATTTCCTACGGAGTGACGCTGGATGGACCGAATGTGCGAATGCAAGAAGGAATAGCAAGCCTACAAGCAAGTACTAAATAA
- a CDS encoding YheC/YheD family protein: protein MTYRSKSVKSKWIKTKWLIKHRKLKKYIPRTMLFNSKTLNLMLSSFSTIYFKPTDGTGGADIIRIKRKDSGYQTQFKSVKSYYSSRKSLYMKLRRFSKRRSFLLQKGIHLATTKGRPFDVRVMVQKTTKGKWVSSAIFTKIGRTGKVATNYHQGGKLGYFFQTMAGAGYKSASIQRKKTELEWLGSTVGNHFDCYKNGFRELGLDVALDAKGKPWILEVNTKPQFYPLKHMKDKKMYHRILSISKMYGRSK from the coding sequence ATGACATACAGGAGCAAATCAGTCAAAAGCAAATGGATTAAAACGAAATGGTTAATTAAGCATAGAAAGCTAAAAAAATACATCCCTCGTACGATGTTATTCAACAGTAAAACTCTAAATTTGATGCTGTCGTCTTTTTCTACCATATACTTTAAACCTACCGACGGTACAGGTGGAGCAGACATTATTCGGATCAAAAGAAAAGATAGTGGGTATCAAACTCAATTTAAATCAGTTAAATCGTACTACTCAAGCAGGAAAAGTTTATACATGAAGCTTCGCCGATTTTCAAAAAGAAGATCATTTTTGCTTCAGAAGGGTATACACTTGGCCACAACGAAGGGTAGACCATTTGACGTCCGTGTTATGGTACAGAAGACGACAAAAGGAAAATGGGTAAGCAGCGCAATATTCACAAAAATAGGCAGGACGGGTAAGGTCGCTACGAACTATCATCAAGGCGGAAAACTTGGTTATTTCTTTCAAACAATGGCCGGAGCAGGATATAAAAGCGCATCTATCCAAAGAAAGAAAACAGAACTAGAATGGTTGGGATCTACCGTTGGAAATCATTTCGATTGTTATAAGAACGGCTTTAGGGAGTTAGGCTTGGATGTTGCTTTAGATGCAAAAGGAAAACCTTGGATCCTCGAGGTTAACACAAAACCCCAGTTTTATCCCTTAAAACATATGAAGGATAAAAAAATGTATCATCGTATTTTATCTATTTCCAAGATGTATGGAAGGTCAAAATAA
- a CDS encoding multidrug efflux SMR transporter, protein MGWIFLMFAGMFEIVGVVGMNQINKAKTIRSFSIFIVGIVMSFALLSLAMKSLPMGTSYAVWTGIGTVGGAVVGMLYYGESSDWKRIMFIAMVLSAAVGLKLIS, encoded by the coding sequence ATGGGTTGGATTTTTCTCATGTTTGCCGGGATGTTCGAGATCGTAGGCGTCGTTGGCATGAACCAAATAAATAAAGCGAAAACCATCCGCTCCTTTAGCATTTTCATCGTAGGCATTGTTATGAGTTTTGCGCTTCTGAGCCTAGCGATGAAAAGCCTGCCGATGGGCACATCTTATGCGGTCTGGACAGGGATCGGTACAGTTGGCGGCGCAGTCGTTGGGATGCTGTACTATGGCGAATCCAGTGATTGGAAGCGGATTATGTTCATCGCGATGGTATTAAGCGCTGCAGTTGGTTTAAAATTAATTTCATAA
- a CDS encoding multidrug efflux SMR transporter — MNRNWVYIFVGALFEVMWVTGLKHSDTTMMWIGTIIAMYISFHLVISASTKLPVGTVYAIFTGMGTAGTVLVEMLLFGEPFRFLKVFLILLLLSGVFGLKFVTKEPDKKGAAV; from the coding sequence ATGAATCGTAATTGGGTTTATATATTTGTCGGCGCTTTATTTGAAGTGATGTGGGTTACAGGATTAAAACATTCGGATACGACAATGATGTGGATAGGCACTATTATTGCGATGTATATCTCTTTTCATCTAGTTATTAGCGCGTCTACCAAGCTTCCTGTGGGGACTGTGTATGCTATCTTCACCGGAATGGGGACAGCCGGCACCGTATTAGTGGAAATGCTGCTGTTCGGAGAGCCGTTCAGATTTCTTAAAGTATTCCTTATTTTGCTGCTTTTATCCGGCGTATTTGGGCTCAAATTTGTGACAAAAGAGCCAGATAAGAAAGGAGCTGCCGTCTAA
- a CDS encoding TetR/AcrR family transcriptional regulator: MTATRIKEVALRQFAKNGYEGASLADIAAEVGIKKQSIYTHFKGKDELFLDLFNDVLAKELNFVVEYLDRHKHLSIDLLFYGFLIQYKDCYEQDDNTKFFLRVAFFPPTHLYDEIVKQGYNYLDTLETMLIPLFDHAIADGIIHADVSSEMAAVAFLAVLDGMFVELLFGGAERSLKRIEASWFVYWRGIKS, encoded by the coding sequence ATGACTGCAACTCGGATCAAAGAGGTGGCCCTCAGACAGTTTGCCAAAAACGGATATGAAGGTGCGTCGCTTGCAGATATTGCTGCGGAGGTAGGCATCAAAAAACAATCCATCTATACACATTTCAAGGGGAAAGATGAACTTTTTCTTGATCTGTTTAACGATGTGCTAGCGAAGGAATTAAATTTTGTTGTCGAGTATCTCGATCGCCATAAGCATCTATCGATTGATCTGCTTTTTTATGGCTTTCTTATCCAATATAAAGATTGCTACGAACAAGATGATAACACCAAATTTTTCTTGCGGGTTGCCTTTTTTCCGCCTACCCATCTCTATGATGAGATTGTTAAACAAGGCTATAATTATTTAGATACACTTGAAACCATGTTAATCCCTTTGTTCGATCATGCGATAGCAGACGGGATCATTCATGCAGATGTCAGCAGTGAAATGGCGGCAGTTGCTTTTCTTGCTGTACTGGATGGCATGTTTGTTGAGTTGTTATTTGGAGGAGCTGAACGGTCGCTTAAGAGGATTGAAGCTTCCTGGTTCGTATATTGGCGTGGCATCAAATCGTAA
- a CDS encoding S1C family serine protease, producing the protein MNEDMKKLINLDDIKVENKMGSSKLRSMFAAFMAGAVVVGGLMFTSDKMNLFGYDAGPIQSGVAAAAANSATAGVQTASLTPTGTKSVSSIAKAASPAIVKIETKVKQTNIGQNRRNTLGQGTENGNTIENGIGSGFIFDASGYILTNEHVINGADEINVYVQGYDTPFTAKLLGSSYDLDLAILKIDGDKALPALNMGNSDNTQVGDWLVAIGNPYDFDYSVTTGVLSAKERTISIDDEQGTRNYKHLLQTDTAINPGNSGGPLLNLNGEVIGINTAVNAEAQGMGFAIPASTISSVVEKLKNNETIPKEPAPYIGVALQNISDDMLADLKINSTKGAIVAEVQQGTPAFEAGIRQYDVILDVNGTAISSTADITKTVQAAAVGDELKITISRDGQTMDVTVEVEDRNAMTSHQG; encoded by the coding sequence ATGAATGAAGATATGAAAAAATTGATTAACTTAGATGATATAAAGGTTGAAAACAAGATGGGGAGCAGTAAATTAAGATCTATGTTTGCAGCTTTTATGGCTGGCGCGGTTGTTGTCGGTGGGTTGATGTTCACATCGGATAAAATGAATCTGTTTGGGTATGATGCCGGGCCCATTCAATCAGGCGTCGCCGCAGCTGCAGCTAACTCGGCAACTGCTGGTGTCCAAACTGCATCGTTAACCCCTACAGGGACGAAAAGTGTCTCATCCATTGCAAAAGCTGCGAGTCCAGCCATTGTTAAAATCGAGACCAAAGTAAAACAGACGAATATTGGACAGAATAGAAGAAACACACTTGGGCAAGGTACTGAAAACGGAAACACCATTGAAAATGGAATTGGATCCGGCTTCATTTTCGACGCGAGTGGTTATATATTAACGAATGAGCATGTTATTAATGGCGCAGACGAAATTAATGTCTATGTGCAGGGCTACGACACACCTTTTACGGCAAAACTACTTGGAAGCAGCTATGATCTAGACTTGGCAATACTCAAAATTGATGGGGATAAAGCTCTCCCTGCTCTGAATATGGGTAACTCCGACAATACGCAAGTAGGGGATTGGCTTGTTGCGATCGGAAACCCGTATGACTTTGATTACTCCGTAACCACGGGCGTCTTAAGCGCCAAAGAGCGCACGATTAGCATCGACGATGAGCAGGGTACTCGAAATTACAAACATTTGCTGCAAACTGACACAGCGATCAATCCAGGTAACTCCGGCGGTCCGCTTTTGAATTTGAATGGTGAAGTTATCGGTATCAATACAGCTGTAAACGCTGAAGCGCAAGGAATGGGCTTTGCAATCCCCGCAAGTACGATTAGTTCTGTTGTAGAAAAACTGAAAAATAACGAAACGATTCCAAAAGAGCCAGCACCATACATTGGTGTAGCTCTACAAAATATTTCGGATGATATGCTAGCAGACTTAAAAATCAACAGCACAAAAGGTGCCATAGTTGCTGAGGTGCAGCAAGGCACACCAGCTTTTGAAGCGGGCATTCGTCAGTACGACGTTATTTTGGATGTGAATGGCACAGCAATTTCAAGCACTGCAGACATTACAAAAACTGTGCAAGCCGCGGCCGTGGGAGACGAACTGAAAATAACAATCTCTCGTGATGGTCAAACGATGGATGTTACTGTTGAAGTAGAGGATAGAAACGCAATGACCAGCCATCAAGGTTAA
- a CDS encoding YheC/YheD family protein, with translation MRLENNPLIGIMVTNRISRKRILELYQRYHNLNLKLYAFTPADIRWKEQRIIGLSLKKGIWKQSSFPFPHVVYNRCFNKKLVTIERLEKAIGRNKCFNNINFFNKWDLHNLLKESNLKPYVPDTFLYNEEVNISELLEKYKLIYIKPSYGSMGKSVYRVKLMDNGDIHISLHCLAPRYICRKNESIQEKLDGLRLKKFMVQQGIHMSQLDHQYFDIRVLVQKDILGEWTVSTITCRVAYEQYFNTSMCETIYDIVDILPRLVSPEKINEILRSLHEISIMAAKEAETHIGSLGELSVDFVLDEQRKLWIIELNGKPQKNIYEKLKCYERKIYSRPLEYAYFLSQFERE, from the coding sequence ATGAGATTGGAGAATAACCCATTAATAGGTATTATGGTAACTAATAGGATCAGTAGAAAAAGAATTTTGGAGCTTTATCAACGTTATCACAATCTAAACCTGAAACTTTACGCTTTTACACCGGCCGATATACGTTGGAAGGAACAACGAATTATTGGACTTAGCCTGAAAAAAGGCATATGGAAACAAAGTTCGTTTCCTTTTCCTCATGTCGTCTATAACCGCTGTTTTAACAAAAAATTAGTAACTATTGAACGCCTAGAGAAGGCGATTGGTAGAAATAAATGTTTCAACAATATCAATTTTTTTAATAAATGGGATCTTCATAACCTATTAAAAGAGTCAAATCTTAAACCCTATGTACCAGACACATTTTTATATAATGAAGAAGTGAATATATCAGAACTATTAGAGAAATATAAACTAATATACATTAAGCCTTCTTACGGATCTATGGGGAAGTCTGTGTATCGGGTTAAACTAATGGATAATGGTGATATTCACATTTCTTTGCACTGCTTGGCTCCAAGATATATTTGTAGAAAAAATGAAAGCATTCAGGAAAAGTTGGATGGACTCCGTCTAAAGAAATTCATGGTTCAGCAAGGGATTCATATGAGTCAACTTGATCATCAGTATTTTGATATCCGGGTCCTTGTCCAAAAAGATATTCTTGGAGAATGGACAGTTTCTACCATTACATGTAGAGTAGCTTATGAACAGTACTTTAACACGAGTATGTGTGAAACCATTTATGATATTGTTGACATTCTTCCGCGATTAGTTTCGCCCGAAAAGATTAATGAAATCCTCCGATCACTGCATGAGATAAGTATAATGGCCGCCAAAGAAGCAGAAACTCATATAGGTTCATTGGGAGAGTTGAGTGTCGATTTTGTATTAGATGAACAAAGAAAGTTATGGATTATTGAACTTAACGGAAAACCCCAAAAAAATATATACGAAAAACTTAAGTGTTATGAACGCAAAATTTATAGTAGACCGTTGGAATATGCTTATTTTCTCTCTCAATTTGAGAGAGAATAA
- a CDS encoding SDR family NAD(P)-dependent oxidoreductase translates to MGKLNGKVALITGGSSGIGLAAAKLFVAEGAMVVITGRNQVALNSAVEEIGTTNAIAVQADAADPTSAEKAVAAAFEKFGRLDVVFANAGISGQTPVGGTELSVFEEILKVNVTGVFFTVQAALPHLKAGASVILNGSILAKAGSPGWSAYAASKGAVTSMASVLVSELSPRGIRVNTVVPGATRTPIWGQPEGIAQMDPILSRMVPLNRMGEPEEIAKVALFLASDDSSFVQGAEISVDGGAGSSPLGAPIYR, encoded by the coding sequence ATGGGAAAACTGAATGGGAAAGTTGCATTAATTACTGGGGGTAGCAGTGGTATTGGATTGGCAGCCGCAAAATTGTTTGTGGCAGAAGGCGCAATGGTCGTTATTACCGGCCGTAATCAGGTCGCGTTAAACTCGGCAGTGGAGGAGATTGGCACCACCAACGCTATTGCTGTTCAGGCTGATGCCGCCGATCCAACTAGTGCGGAAAAAGCTGTGGCCGCAGCGTTTGAAAAATTCGGCCGTCTGGATGTCGTATTCGCTAATGCAGGCATTTCTGGTCAAACGCCAGTAGGTGGGACAGAGCTTTCCGTTTTTGAGGAGATCCTCAAGGTTAACGTTACCGGAGTCTTTTTTACTGTTCAAGCCGCTTTGCCTCATCTGAAGGCGGGGGCATCGGTGATCTTAAACGGCTCGATTCTTGCTAAGGCTGGAAGCCCGGGATGGTCGGCCTATGCGGCGAGTAAAGGGGCGGTCACAAGTATGGCGAGCGTGCTGGTTTCCGAATTGTCACCGCGCGGCATTCGCGTGAACACCGTCGTACCGGGAGCGACGCGGACGCCAATTTGGGGGCAACCTGAAGGAATTGCACAAATGGATCCCATTCTTTCGCGTATGGTTCCGCTGAACCGCATGGGTGAACCGGAGGAGATAGCAAAAGTCGCACTGTTCCTGGCCTCAGATGACTCTTCCTTTGTCCAGGGTGCTGAAATTAGCGTAGATGGAGGGGCTGGCTCATCCCCGCTTGGCGCTCCAATTTATCGTTAA
- a CDS encoding TetR family transcriptional regulator C-terminal domain-containing protein, with protein MLETAIRRDGEEFPKGCLMVNTAGELALLDSESIAWVNESLTYIEKLIRELIEAGQQSGELDKTLNAEWLSCYFNNAFTGLRVLAKTTVDREKLKQIIETTISNLKIN; from the coding sequence GTGTTAGAAACGGCAATTAGACGGGATGGGGAAGAGTTTCCTAAAGGCTGTCTGATGGTAAATACCGCGGGCGAGTTGGCTCTACTTGATTCTGAGTCCATAGCTTGGGTCAATGAGAGCTTGACCTATATCGAGAAATTGATACGTGAGCTTATTGAGGCAGGTCAACAATCGGGCGAACTTGACAAAACGCTCAATGCGGAATGGCTGTCGTGTTATTTTAATAATGCATTTACTGGGCTGCGGGTTTTGGCGAAGACGACAGTCGACAGAGAGAAATTAAAGCAAATAATTGAAACAACAATATCAAATTTAAAGATCAACTAA
- a CDS encoding endospore germination permease: MQSTEKITGTQLGFLIMNFIGSTVILTIPGWMVMIAKQNGWISFIPSTTTGLLTLWALITLANRYPGLTIIQYSSKILGKWLGKCLGLFYIYFWLNAISVMTIQHTFFIKTLLLPKSPTIVGSLTLLILCGIAVIAGIEVIGRCNEFLTPLILVFLIPILILAIGEADPVRLKPFLGEGILPVLQGAIIPAGAFMNQVFILGWLLPYLNQPKKAFKVSLIAYFSLSIIVFTIILLTIMVLGTLSGKLTYSFLSLMQYIGIEGSFERLEAIAVAVWVLGNFVKVCVSLFILCLCVSQLFGIRNYRDIVAPLTLLTIIGSASIFKSAAELQAYLAFIYPSVGFITQSLIPLSLLMIDTIKRKVDHSMH; this comes from the coding sequence ATGCAGTCAACAGAAAAAATCACGGGAACTCAGCTAGGCTTTTTAATAATGAATTTTATCGGTTCCACCGTCATCTTAACCATTCCTGGATGGATGGTGATGATTGCAAAGCAAAATGGTTGGATATCCTTTATTCCTTCTACTACAACAGGTTTATTAACTCTGTGGGCGCTGATTACACTCGCCAATCGTTATCCTGGTTTGACGATTATACAATACAGTTCAAAAATCTTAGGGAAATGGTTAGGGAAATGTTTGGGATTGTTTTACATTTATTTTTGGCTTAATGCTATTTCGGTTATGACCATACAGCATACCTTTTTTATTAAAACGCTTCTATTACCAAAAAGTCCGACCATAGTAGGAAGTCTGACATTATTGATCCTATGCGGCATAGCCGTTATTGCTGGGATTGAGGTCATAGGAAGATGTAATGAGTTTCTTACACCCTTGATCTTGGTTTTTTTGATTCCGATCTTGATTCTGGCGATTGGGGAAGCAGATCCCGTCCGGCTAAAGCCTTTTTTAGGAGAGGGAATACTGCCGGTATTGCAAGGAGCTATCATTCCAGCAGGAGCATTCATGAATCAAGTATTTATATTAGGATGGCTCCTTCCTTATTTGAATCAGCCGAAAAAGGCTTTCAAGGTCTCGCTGATTGCGTATTTCAGCCTTTCCATTATTGTATTTACCATTATATTACTTACGATTATGGTCCTCGGTACATTATCAGGTAAACTGACCTATTCATTTTTAAGTCTCATGCAATATATAGGTATTGAAGGTTCATTTGAACGTCTGGAGGCCATCGCTGTTGCGGTGTGGGTGTTGGGGAATTTTGTGAAGGTATGTGTATCGTTGTTTATATTATGTCTTTGTGTAAGCCAGCTTTTCGGGATCCGAAATTATCGTGATATCGTAGCTCCGCTAACACTTTTGACCATCATTGGATCGGCTTCCATTTTCAAAAGTGCCGCGGAGCTTCAAGCTTATCTTGCTTTCATTTACCCGAGTGTGGGTTTTATCACACAGAGCCTCATACCGTTGTCACTTCTCATGATAGACACTATAAAAAGAAAAGTGGACCATTCAATGCATTAA
- a CDS encoding Ger(x)C family spore germination protein, translating to MKPFLCIGLLFTILTTSGCWDRTEINDLAFIAGTAFDLTDNGEYLLSHQIVIPASAQGGPGSGGSQKEKFFVISAVGKNINEAFYRLQKKSSRRLFTAHRVVIFIGESLSKHGIQDILDVYTHESKQRLKTYMMVVKGAEGRRLLKVNYPFEQAPSEAIKEMEALRSELAVTLRDFFLASSSDGISPILGVIMPEGLSEGVKENHIFKLAGTAIFKDFKLVGYLNENETNGFLWVTGRMKSGRINVRLPEGDGIVGLVLDKANRKITSEISGDKIKFKIQLEGEGAIWENNTPLDISLPENLRLVQKALEKTVEKQVLDTLSKVQKRYKVDSVGFGQEIYRDKPKQWKVLKEQWDHKFPEVDVSVAVKLNIIGSGMAGPPLHLKEKEIIK from the coding sequence ATGAAACCATTCCTATGCATCGGCTTACTATTCACAATATTAACCACAAGCGGTTGTTGGGATCGTACGGAGATTAATGATCTTGCGTTCATTGCGGGTACGGCATTTGACTTAACGGATAATGGGGAATATTTATTATCGCATCAAATTGTCATCCCTGCCTCCGCTCAAGGGGGACCAGGGAGTGGAGGAAGCCAAAAAGAGAAGTTTTTTGTTATATCGGCTGTTGGAAAGAATATTAATGAAGCGTTCTATAGGCTTCAGAAAAAAAGTTCGCGCAGGTTGTTTACCGCACATCGCGTCGTTATTTTTATAGGTGAATCGTTATCCAAACACGGGATTCAAGATATTCTCGATGTTTACACCCACGAATCGAAGCAACGATTAAAAACCTACATGATGGTTGTAAAGGGGGCAGAAGGGCGGAGACTTCTGAAAGTTAATTACCCTTTTGAACAAGCTCCCAGCGAAGCAATCAAGGAAATGGAAGCTTTAAGAAGCGAGTTGGCGGTTACACTGCGAGACTTTTTTTTAGCGTCATCAAGTGATGGGATCAGTCCTATTTTGGGAGTCATAATGCCTGAGGGTTTATCAGAAGGAGTGAAAGAAAACCATATATTTAAGCTAGCTGGAACTGCCATTTTCAAGGATTTCAAGTTAGTCGGTTATCTAAACGAGAATGAAACAAATGGATTTCTTTGGGTTACAGGTAGAATGAAGAGTGGTAGAATCAACGTCAGATTACCAGAAGGTGACGGAATAGTGGGGTTGGTTCTGGACAAAGCAAACCGAAAAATCACCTCGGAGATAAGTGGTGATAAGATCAAATTCAAGATTCAGCTGGAAGGGGAAGGAGCTATCTGGGAAAATAATACCCCGTTGGATATCAGTTTGCCAGAGAATCTTAGACTTGTACAGAAAGCATTAGAGAAAACGGTCGAGAAACAAGTCCTGGATACATTATCCAAAGTCCAGAAGCGGTACAAAGTTGATAGTGTGGGTTTCGGCCAAGAAATTTACCGTGATAAGCCAAAACAATGGAAAGTGTTGAAAGAACAATGGGATCATAAGTTTCCGGAGGTAGACGTTTCCGTTGCAGTTAAGTTAAATATAATCGGAAGCGGGATGGCAGGTCCTCCATTACATTTGAAGGAAAAGGAGATCATAAAATGA